CGCCGTCGGGATCCGTCGCGCGCACTTCCACCCCGCCGTCGACGACGGAGAGTGCCGTGACGCGGTGGCCGAAGCGGAGGTCGGCCCCGAACGCGCGCGCCTCCGCGGCGAACACCTCGAGGGCGGTGGCGGCGTGGATGCGGCCGGCGTCGCGGTTCGCGAGCACCGTCCCTTCGAAGCGCATGCCCGGCCAGCGGGACGCGGCCTCCTCGGCCGACAGCAGCTCGGCCGCGGCGCCCCGTGCCTGCAGGGCTGCGTACGAGCCGGCGATCGCGTCGGGATCGCCGTGGCTCACGAGGCCGCAGAGCGTCAGCAGCCGTTCGCCGGACCGCTCCTCCAGCTCCTGCCAGGCCTGCAGCGCCTCATCGTAGAGGTCGAGGTAGAACGGCTCGCCGTAGGCGTTGTTCATGTTGCGGGTGGCGCCGTGGGAGGCGCCGCGGGTGTGCCCGGGGGCGAAGCGCTCGAGCAGGAGCACGCGCTGGCCGCGCCGGGCGAGGTTCCACGCCGTGGACAGACCAATGACGCCACCCCCGACGATGATCGTGTCGACCTGCGCGGCGCGGCTCATGCGGGTCAGCCGCGCTCGGCGTCGGGTGCGGAGGGCCGGTTCGTCTCCGACGGCTGAACGTCGGTTCCCTCGGCCTCCTCGACGGCCTCGTCCTCGACGATGTCGTCGGCCGTGCGATCCCGATTGCGCCAGTCGTAGATGCTCTCCGATGCGGTCGCTCGCGGACGCGACAGGAAGATGATCGAGAGTGAGACCCCGATGAGCGCCGCGAAGATGGCGGCGAGCCACGGCCAGATGCCCAGGACGTAGAGCAGAGCGAACGGGATCGCGAAGAACAGCAGTCGCAGAACGGAGTACACGATCCAGGCAGTGCGGGGGTTGGTCACGGGTGCCACTCTACCCGGCCCGTCTGAGCCGCTCCGGAGTGTGACGCCCCGCGATCCCGCGCTCACGACGCCCCGCCCTCTGCCGAGTGAACGCACGTGCACCGCCTGCGTGTTCACAAGGTGCTTGAGCGTTCACTCGTGCAGGGGTGCGGGGGTGCGGGGGTGCACGGGCCGAAGGGCCCAGGGGTGCGCCCCACCCAGAGTGCGAGCAGCCCCCCCCAGTCTCCGGGAGGGTCCAGGAGTGCGCGGTAGCATGGATCCATGGTGCGATTCTTGATTATCGGGATCGTCATCGCCGTTGCCTTCACGTTGTACGCGCTGGTCGACGCGGCGATGACGGACGGCTCACGTGCGCGCGGGGTGAGCAAGCCGGTCTGGGTCGTGGTGATCGTGCTGCTGCCAGTGATCGGTGGCATTCTGTGGTTCCTCATCGGCAAGGGCGCGACCCCGGCGAAGCGACCGCAGGCACCGGACGACGACCCCCGGTTCACCGGGACGCGGATGTCACCGGTCGACCTGGACGTCCACATGCGCGACCTCGAGGATCGCCTGCGCGAACTCGACGACGAGGTGTTCCCGGGTGAGCCCGATGAGCCCCGTGGATCTGCGCAGCCCGGCGCATCGGGCGGATCCGCCGCGAGCGATGCTGACGGTCGTTCGGGCTCGGGCTCGGGCTCGGGCTCGGGCACCGGGTCGAGCTCGGCATCGAGCACCGGCCCGGGTGCACCGGAATCGACGTCTTCGGGTGCGACGGATCGACCAGAGCCGAAGCGGCAGAGCGGCGCGGACGAGAGCGCGTCGGACGCCGAGACGACGGCTGATGGCGACTCCGGCGCGACGCAGAAGTGACGCGGCAGCCGAGTGATCGACGCGCGCACGTGACCGACTCTGACGTGACGGACCCTGACGTGACGGCCACCGGCCCGGCCCCGGCCTCCATCTTCGCCGTCGAACTCCTCGCCGAACTGATCCGGCGCGGGGTGCGCGACGTGGTCGTGTGCCCCGGATCGCGTTCGCAGGCGCTCGCGCTCGCCGCCGCCGCCGCGGAGCACGCCGGAGCGATCCGCCTGCACGTGCGTCTCGACGAGCGATCGGCCGGATTCTTCGCCCTGGGCGTTGCACGTGAAACCGGCATGCCGGCGCCCGTCGTCGTCACGAGCGGCACGGCGGTCGCGAACCTCCTGCCCGCGGCGCTCGAAGCGCACGAGGGGCGGGTGCCGCTGATCCTCCTCACCGCGGATCGGCCCGAGGAACTGCGCGGGATCCGCAGCAACCAGACCACCGCGCAGGCGGGGCTCTTCGCCTCGATCGCTCGCCGGGTGCTCGACGTGCCGGCGCCGGAACTCGGGCCGGACGGGGATCTCCGCCGCGATGCCGATCGGGATCCCGGCCGCCTCGCCGCCGACGCGCTCGCCGCCGCGATCGGATCGCCGGGGGGTGCGCCCGCAGGGCCGGTGCAGCTCAATCTCGCGTTCCGTGAGCCGCTCTCGGGCACCGCGGGGTTCGACGCGATGATCGCGGCGGGATTCGAGGCCGCAGCCGAGGAAGCGGCAGACCTGGCAGCCGCGCCCACCGAACAACCCCAACCCCCGACCTCCGATGACTTCCAGCTCAGCGGCGACACCCTCGCGGTGGTCATCGCGGGTGAAGGATCCGGATCCGACGCCGAGGCGTTCGCGCACGCAGCCGGGATCCCGCTCCTCGCGGAAGTGGTGAGCGGAGCCCGGTTCGGCCGCGAGTCCATCACCGCCTACGCCACGCTGCTCGACGATCCTCAGCTCGGCGGCCTGATCGAGCAGGCGATCGTGTTCGGTCACCCCACCCTCACCCGTCAGGTGCCGAGCCTGCTCCGTCGTGAGGATGTCGACGTGGTGGTCGTCGATCCGCACCGCGACACCGACCATTTCACCCCCGACAGGTCCGCCCGGGTTGTCCGATCGGCGCACGTCGCCGCGGAGCACGATCCCCGCGCGCTGCGGCGGTGGCTCGGCGCGTGGGTCGTGGCCGACCGCGAGTTGCAGCGGGATCGCACGACCCTGCACGAACCCGACCTCGAAGCGGCGCGCGCCACGGGGTACAAGGAGCGCAATGCCTACGCGCGCGCCGAGGTGGCCACGCTGCGCGAACCGATCTCGCGAGAACTGCTCGTGGAGAGCGTGTGGCGCGCCACCTGGCCCCACGACCGGATCGTGCTCGCGGCCTCGCGCCTCGTGCGGGTGCTCGACGGCCTCGCTCCCGCGCGGCGCCTCGAGGTGCGATCGAATCGGGGCCTCGCCGGCATCGACGGTACGGTCGCGACGGCGCTCGGCATCGCGTCGGCGAGTCAGTCGGCGGCGGATCCCGGCCGCGCTGCCGGAACGACTCGCGTGCTGCTCGGCGACCTCGCGCTGCTGCACGATGCCGGGTCGCTGCTGCTCACCGAGGGGGAGGAGCGGCCGAGGATCCAGCTCTTCGTCGGCAACGACGGCGGCGGCACGATCTTCGACGGGCTCGAGGTCGCGGGGTCGACGGCGGCGGAGGCGTTCGATCGGGTCATGCTCACTCCGCAGCGGGTCGACGTCGCGGCGCTGGCGGCGAGCTACGGTTGGGAGTTCCTCCGGGTCGAGACCCGTGGGGAGCTCGAGCGGCTGCTCACCGCGCCCGTCACCGGCCCCACACTCGTCGAGG
Above is a genomic segment from Leucobacter rhizosphaerae containing:
- the menD gene encoding 2-succinyl-5-enolpyruvyl-6-hydroxy-3-cyclohexene-1-carboxylic-acid synthase, producing the protein MTDSDVTDPDVTATGPAPASIFAVELLAELIRRGVRDVVVCPGSRSQALALAAAAAEHAGAIRLHVRLDERSAGFFALGVARETGMPAPVVVTSGTAVANLLPAALEAHEGRVPLILLTADRPEELRGIRSNQTTAQAGLFASIARRVLDVPAPELGPDGDLRRDADRDPGRLAADALAAAIGSPGGAPAGPVQLNLAFREPLSGTAGFDAMIAAGFEAAAEEAADLAAAPTEQPQPPTSDDFQLSGDTLAVVIAGEGSGSDAEAFAHAAGIPLLAEVVSGARFGRESITAYATLLDDPQLGGLIEQAIVFGHPTLTRQVPSLLRREDVDVVVVDPHRDTDHFTPDRSARVVRSAHVAAEHDPRALRRWLGAWVVADRELQRDRTTLHEPDLEAARATGYKERNAYARAEVATLREPISRELLVESVWRATWPHDRIVLAASRLVRVLDGLAPARRLEVRSNRGLAGIDGTVATALGIASASQSAADPGRAAGTTRVLLGDLALLHDAGSLLLTEGEERPRIQLFVGNDGGGTIFDGLEVAGSTAAEAFDRVMLTPQRVDVAALAASYGWEFLRVETRGELERLLTAPVTGPTLVEVPLER
- a CDS encoding DUF4229 domain-containing protein, giving the protein MTNPRTAWIVYSVLRLLFFAIPFALLYVLGIWPWLAAIFAALIGVSLSIIFLSRPRATASESIYDWRNRDRTADDIVEDEAVEEAEGTDVQPSETNRPSAPDAERG
- a CDS encoding PLDc N-terminal domain-containing protein, which gives rise to MVRFLIIGIVIAVAFTLYALVDAAMTDGSRARGVSKPVWVVVIVLLPVIGGILWFLIGKGATPAKRPQAPDDDPRFTGTRMSPVDLDVHMRDLEDRLRELDDEVFPGEPDEPRGSAQPGASGGSAASDADGRSGSGSGSGSGTGSSSASSTGPGAPESTSSGATDRPEPKRQSGADESASDAETTADGDSGATQK